A segment of the Bacteroidia bacterium genome:
TCTGATTTTTTTCCAAAATAAATTTCTGAGCGATGGTTTGCAGATAGATCTCTTCCAGGTTTTCCACTTCTCTCCTGGAGTAATTACTTACTTCTGTATTCTCAAAAAAAATCACAACCATCAGGTGACTCTTATTGATGCGCCGGATAATGGGCAACTGGCGTTCAAGGTTGAAGATACTTTCGAAATTAGTGTACAGAAACAGCAGACTCCGGTTACGGATCATATTGCGCACCGTCAGGTACAATAGCTCATAATTGGCCTCGAGCGACTTAGGTTCCTCTGCGTAAAGTCCTTCAAGGATCTGATTCAGCTGGTTGGAACCTCTGTCTGCTTTGATAATGGTGCCAATCTTATCACTAAACGTAATCAGCCCTGCCTTGTCATGCTTCTGCAATGCAGTATTTGAGATCACCAGCGAGGTGTTGATGGCATGGTCCAGCAAACTGAGTCCGTTGAAGGGCATGCGCATACTTCGGGAATTATCAACCAGGCAATACACCTGCTGAGCCTTTTCATCCTCGTACTGATTGAGCATCAGTTCTCCCCTTCTGCCCGTTGCTTTCCAGTTTATACTTCGGAAATCATCGCCGCGCACATAATTTTTAATCTGTTCAAATTCGTAACTATGTCCGATGCGTCGAAGTTTTTTAATTCCATGAAAATTTGAGATCCTCGCCAGCGTACGCAACTCAAACTGTTTCATTTGAACGATACTGGGATAAACCGCCGACTTGACCTCCAGCTTAAACGGGATTCTCCGTTCCACCATTCCGATAAATGTGGTAAGAAAAACATTGACCTTCCCGAAAAGGTACTCTCCCCTTGTGAGCGGGCGCAGCAGATAAGAGGTAACTTTTTCTTCTGCGGGACTCAGTTTGAATTTCAGAGAAAAGTTTCGCTCCTGATACTGCTTCGGTAACTCATCCACGAGGTTAACGCCCAGGGTAAGTCCGTAATTGTTTCTCAGGGTTATCCGTACCGGATTCTCGTCGCCCATAGAAAAAACCCTGGGAATATCTCTCCTGCATTCCATCCGGAGAGAGGGATTAAAAAGCAAGAAAACATCAGCGATGGTTATCGCTAATCCAACTACGGCCAATGCCTGTGCCACCGGAAAAAGCATCGACCATACAAAGGCGAAAGCAAACAGCACGGCAATGGCTCCGAAGACAATGAAAAAACGGTTCGAAAGATAGATATTTAAGAAAAAGCTCTTCACCGCGGTACTTCTATGTTCTGAATAATACCTTTGATCACATCCTCTGTACGCACCCCTTCCATTTCGCGTTCAGGAGTGAGGATGATTCGGTGATTAAGAACCGGGTAGGCCACATACTGAATATCGTCGGGCGTCACAAAATCCCGTCCGCTCATTGCAGCGATCGCCTTAGCTGTCCGCATCATGCTCAATGAAGCACGGGGAGAAGCTCCAAGGAAAAGATCTCCATTATTGCGTGTGTTCCCAACAATGTTAGAGATGTAATCCAGTAATTCATCCTTCACATGAATTTTCTCAATGATTTTAGAGCATTCCCGGATTTCCGCTGCGCCAAGTACCGGTTTTACATCCTCGGCAGCTCTCATGCTGAAATCGTCCCTGAATTTCCTGAGTATTTTCTGCTCCTGCTCCAGCGTAGGATAACTAATCTTAATCCGAAATACGAAACGATCCAGCTGCGCTTCCGGTAATTTATAGGTGCCTTCCTGCTCCACTGGATTTTGTGTTGCTACAACAAAGAAGGGATATTCCATTTTGTGCGTCTCTCCGTCGATCGTTACCTGCTTCTCCTCCATTACTTCGAACAGAGATGCCTGTGTTTTCGCAGGGGCGCGATTGATCTCATCAATCAGCACGATATTGGAAAAAATAGGGCCTCTCTTAAAGTGAAACTGGCTGTCCTTCATACTGAAAACGGAAGTTCCCGTAACATCCGCCGGCATGAGATCGGGTGTGAACTGAACCCTCGAAAAATCTACGGACAGCGACCTGGCCAGTAGCTTTGCCGTAAGTGTCTTAGCAATTCCAGGAACACCTTCCACCAAAACATGCCCGCCGGTAAAAAGTCCCGCGAGCATAAGATCCACCATTTCTTCCTGTCCCACGATCACCTTGGCGATCTCGGCACGTACTTTTGATACTGACTGAGACAGAGTGGTCAGCATGTCCGCATTTCGGCCGGCTGAATAAGTTTGATTTTCTTCCATAGTTATTTATTTACAGGTTTTGTAGAATTCATCCAGCAACTGATGAAAACGGATCAACTCCGCATCATCCGGATCAGTGGATGTTGCATTGAACATTTGAAATTGCTTATGCAACTCGGAAAGCTGAGAGATTGAAACGCCGGACTTTTCCGACACCTTTCTCCGGTCCTGCTCCGTACTCATATCGGCGTGCAAACCGTACCGATTGCGTAAAAATGCGAGGAATTGCCGTTCTTTCAGAAGGCAGAGTGAGCGATGGTTGCGCTGAAGATAATAGAGTCGTCCGATAGAAGTAACAAACTCCAGGGAGGAATTGGTATTTGGTTCCATGAGCGGTATGGGACGTTGTCTCCGGCGGGCTCTGAGAAATATGTAGAGGATAACCAGGGCCAGGGCCGTATAGAGCGCCCAGCGCAAGGCCGTCTGCGACAGCAGGTAGCGCAGAGGAGATGCCATGATATCGTGCTGTCCGTACTGATTGAAGCCGGCATTTTTCGGGAAATAATACTCTTTACTACGCTCATCCCAGTAGGTATTACCCCGGCTCATGTGCGAGAACACTCTTCCGGCATAATCAAATCCGTCTTGTTTTACCATAAAATAATTCGTAAAAAGAATCGGGTTGGAATGGAAATAGAAGGCTCCCTTTCCGTATGGCACCTTGAAATAATTCACGTAGTTGGAGTCGTTACGGGTAAGATACCCCAGTGAGATAAACTGGGAAGCCGAATCCTGTTCCCCGCAAAAATAACTATAGTCAATAATATTCCATTCATACACGGACGTTTTCTTCCAGCTGTGGAACTTGACTCTATAATTTCCTTTTGCATTGAAAATGTCCGGGTGATAAAAATTGAATTCCATAACGGAGTCAAGCACGGCGGAATAGGGCTCCCATACCGGGTTACATGAATAATCATAGATCCGGTACATGAGGTTTTCAGGAAAATACCTGGAAATCAGAAATGCGTTATTTCCCTGATCAACGAATGAAAGCAGATTTTCGAGTGCTAACGAATCGAGGTACAGGCTTCCGCCGATCAGAACATAGTTCGCGGTGTCCTTCCAGG
Coding sequences within it:
- a CDS encoding DUF58 domain-containing protein — encoded protein: MKSFFLNIYLSNRFFIVFGAIAVLFAFAFVWSMLFPVAQALAVVGLAITIADVFLLFNPSLRMECRRDIPRVFSMGDENPVRITLRNNYGLTLGVNLVDELPKQYQERNFSLKFKLSPAEEKVTSYLLRPLTRGEYLFGKVNVFLTTFIGMVERRIPFKLEVKSAVYPSIVQMKQFELRTLARISNFHGIKKLRRIGHSYEFEQIKNYVRGDDFRSINWKATGRRGELMLNQYEDEKAQQVYCLVDNSRSMRMPFNGLSLLDHAINTSLVISNTALQKHDKAGLITFSDKIGTIIKADRGSNQLNQILEGLYAEEPKSLEANYELLYLTVRNMIRNRSLLFLYTNFESIFNLERQLPIIRRINKSHLMVVIFFENTEVSNYSRREVENLEEIYLQTIAQKFILEKNQIVQRLRQFGIQSIFTRPEDLSVNTINKYLELKARGMI
- a CDS encoding MoxR family ATPase — its product is MEENQTYSAGRNADMLTTLSQSVSKVRAEIAKVIVGQEEMVDLMLAGLFTGGHVLVEGVPGIAKTLTAKLLARSLSVDFSRVQFTPDLMPADVTGTSVFSMKDSQFHFKRGPIFSNIVLIDEINRAPAKTQASLFEVMEEKQVTIDGETHKMEYPFFVVATQNPVEQEGTYKLPEAQLDRFVFRIKISYPTLEQEQKILRKFRDDFSMRAAEDVKPVLGAAEIRECSKIIEKIHVKDELLDYISNIVGNTRNNGDLFLGASPRASLSMMRTAKAIAAMSGRDFVTPDDIQYVAYPVLNHRIILTPEREMEGVRTEDVIKGIIQNIEVPR